GGAGATTTCTATGTAAAAGCTGATGGTTCCAAAGCGAAGAGTGAGTGGATTTTCGATACTAGCTACAGTAGTTGGTTCTATATAAAATCAGATGGTCGTTATGCCCAAAAAGAATGGCATGGAAACTATTACCTCAAAATGGGTGGTTACATGGCTAAAAATGAATGGGTTTACGATAACAATTATAATAGCTGGTTCTACCTCAAGATAGACGGTTCTTATGCAAATCAAGAATGGCAGAAAATTAATGGTAAATGGTATTATTTCAAGAAATGGGGCTCTATGGCTAAAAGTCAGTGGCAAGGAAATTATTTCTTGAATGGTCAAGGTGCCATGATGCAAAACGAATGGCTTTACGATAAGCATTATAAGACTTGGTTCTATCTTAAGGCAGATGGTTCTTACGCTAATGAACAGTGGCAAAAGATTGATGGCAAGTGGTACTATTTCAAGAAGTGGGGCTACATGGCTCAAGATGAGTGGCAAGGTAATTACTATCTTACTGAAAGTGGTGCTATGGCGACTGGTGAGTTAGTGATGGACGATACTCGCTATACTTTTGCTGATTCAGGGGAACTGAAAGAAAAGAAAGCCTTGAATGTTGGTTGGGTTTATCGAAACGGCCACCGTTATTTCTTTAACCATCGTGAAGAACAGGTTGGAACAGATCGTGCTAAGAAGGTTATTGATGTCAGTGAACATAATGGTCGCATTAGTGATTGGAAAAAGGTTATCCAGGAAAATGGAGTTGATGGCGTCATTGTTCGCTTGGGATATAGTGGTGTAGAAGATAAGGAATTGGCTTATAATATTCAAGAATTGAATCGACTAGGCATTCCTTATGGTGTTTATCTTTATACCTATGCCGAAAATGAAACAGATGCTGAGAATGATGCCAAACAGACTATTGAACTCTTGAAGAAATACAAGATGAACTTGTCTTATCCAATCTACTATGATGTTGAGAACTGGGAATATGTCAATAAAACAAAGAGAGCTTCAAATGATACTGGAATCTGGGTCAAGATTATCAATAAGTATATGACAACAATGAAGCAGGCTGGTTATCAAAATGTGAAAGTTTATAGCTATCGTCAACTCTTGCAAACTCGTTTGAATCATCCAGATATTTTACAACATGTCAACTGGGTTGCAGCCTATACGGATGTGCTTGATTGGAATAATCCTCATTATTCAGGAGAAAAAGGATGGCAATATACTTCATCTGACTCTCTTAAAGGGATTAGGGGTCATGTTGATGTTAGCGTCTGGTATTAAGATATAAAGTTGAGAAAGGAGTGTGCAAGAAATTTGCATCCTCTTTTTCTTTATTTTACTGAAGCAAAGGGGTATGAAATTTATACTCTACGAAAATCTCTTCAAACCACGTCGGTTTTATTTGCAACCTCAAAGCTGTACTTTGAGCAACCTGCGGCTAGATTTCTAGTTTGATCTTCATTAAGTATTAATCAAAAAATCTCTAAATAATTCTTAAATTATCAGTCTATTGCAACTTTTCTCATGTGAGTCTTTTGGCTTGCTATTGGTTTTTCTTAGTAGTATACTAAGGTAGTAATCATTAAGAAGTGGTTACAAAAAATAATGAATGAGGTAAAGAAAATGGTAGAATTTAAAAAAGAAGCAGTAAAAGACGTAACAACATTGACAAAATCAGCGCCAGTAGCATTGGCGAAAACAAAGGAAGTATTGAATCAAGCTGTTGCTGATTTGTACGTAGCCCACGTTGCTTTGCACCAAGTACACTGGTACATGCGTGGTCGTGGTTTCCTTGTATGGCATCCAAAAATGGATGAGTACATGGATGCTCTTGATGGTCAATTGGATGAAATCAGTGAGCGTTTGATCACACTTGGTGGTAGCCCATTCTCTACATTGACAGAATTCCTTCAAAACAGTGAAATCGAAGAAGAAGCTGGTGAATACCGTAATGTTGAAGAAAGCTTGGAACGTGTCCTTGCTATCTACCGTTACTTGTCAGAACTCTTCCAAAAAGGTTTGGATGTTACTGATGAAGAAGGTGACGATGTGACAAACGGTATCTTTACAGATGCTAAAACTGAAACTGATAAAACAATCTGGATGCTTGCCGCAGAACTTGGACAAGCACCTGGTTTGTAAGAAATAGAATAATCATATAAAAATCTGTAGGATGCCTCTTACAGATTTTTTTCTATTCTGTAAGCTATTCCAAACCAGTCTTTTTTTGAGTTTTTTGATAAAATAGTACTATCAGTGAAAAGGATGGAAGCATGACTAAGAAAATCGTAGCTATTTGGGCCCAGGATGAAGAGGGTGTGATTGGTAAGGGAAATCGCCTGCCTTGGCATTTGCCAGCAGAACTGCAACACTTCAAAGAAACAACTCTGAATCATGCTATCTTGATGGGGCGTGTGACCTTTGATGGGATGGGGCGTCGCTTGCTTCCACAACGGGAAACTCTGATTTTGACGCGTAATTCTGAAGAAAAGATAGACGGGGTTACTACTTTTCAGGATGTCCAGTCTGTCTTGGACTGGTATCAGGCTCAAGAAAAGAATCTTATATTATCGGTGGGGAAGCAAATTTTTCAGGCTTTTGAACCCTACCTTGACGAAGTAATTGTGGACTCAAATTCATGCTCGGGTGGAGGGAGATACCTATTTCCCTGAGGAGTTTGATTTGTCTCTTTTTGAGACAGTTTCAAGCAAATCCTATACCAAAGATGAGAAAAATCCTTATGATTTTACCATCCAATACCGCAAGAGAAAGGAAGTCTAATGGAACGTAGTATATTTGGTTTTTCACAGCCATGCTGTGTTTGGTCTGCTTGCTTGCAGGAGCACAGGCTTTTCGTAAAAAGCGTTATGGACTTTCTGTCCTGCTCTGGTTAAATGCCTT
The DNA window shown above is from Streptococcus mitis and carries:
- the lytC gene encoding choline binding-anchored murein hydrolase LytC codes for the protein MSVPFFIGEERLKIKIGKIGLASLCLLGLAVSHVAANETEVKSSSEGSRVQDSSSKVEEKKSETTTSQKEEEKMEEVKETRASSSQKEESKPNLTSAHWEGDFYVKADGSKAKSEWIFDTSYSSWFYIKSDGRYAQKEWHGNYYLKMGGYMAKNEWVYDNNYNSWFYLKIDGSYANQEWQKINGKWYYFKKWGSMAKSQWQGNYFLNGQGAMMQNEWLYDKHYKTWFYLKADGSYANEQWQKIDGKWYYFKKWGYMAQDEWQGNYYLTESGAMATGELVMDDTRYTFADSGELKEKKALNVGWVYRNGHRYFFNHREEQVGTDRAKKVIDVSEHNGRISDWKKVIQENGVDGVIVRLGYSGVEDKELAYNIQELNRLGIPYGVYLYTYAENETDAENDAKQTIELLKKYKMNLSYPIYYDVENWEYVNKTKRASNDTGIWVKIINKYMTTMKQAGYQNVKVYSYRQLLQTRLNHPDILQHVNWVAAYTDVLDWNNPHYSGEKGWQYTSSDSLKGIRGHVDVSVWY
- a CDS encoding Dps family protein; translation: MVEFKKEAVKDVTTLTKSAPVALAKTKEVLNQAVADLYVAHVALHQVHWYMRGRGFLVWHPKMDEYMDALDGQLDEISERLITLGGSPFSTLTEFLQNSEIEEEAGEYRNVEESLERVLAIYRYLSELFQKGLDVTDEEGDDVTNGIFTDAKTETDKTIWMLAAELGQAPGL